One genomic region from Longimicrobium sp. encodes:
- a CDS encoding ABC transporter ATP-binding protein — protein MLIVEDLSKTYRSGGQQLAAVTNVTFRVDAGETVAIVGPSGSGKTTLLGLLAGLDRPSGGIVRLDDTDIGALSEDERARLRRERIGFVFQSFQLIPTLTARENVEVPLQLRGERSGGRADELLERVGLGGRGHHFPAQLSGGEQQRVAIARAFVHAPRILFADEPTGNLDAATGQRVIDLLMELNRELGTTLVLVTHDLDLAARARRVIRLSDGRVVSDERSGS, from the coding sequence TTGCTCATCGTAGAAGATCTGTCCAAGACATACCGCAGCGGCGGCCAGCAGCTGGCCGCGGTGACGAACGTAACCTTTCGGGTAGACGCGGGGGAGACGGTGGCAATCGTCGGGCCGTCCGGGAGCGGGAAGACCACGCTCCTGGGGCTGCTCGCGGGCCTCGACCGCCCCAGCGGCGGCATCGTCCGCCTGGACGACACCGACATCGGCGCGCTGAGCGAGGACGAGCGCGCGCGGCTGCGGCGCGAACGGATCGGCTTCGTCTTCCAGTCGTTCCAGCTCATCCCCACGCTCACCGCGCGCGAGAACGTGGAGGTGCCGCTGCAGCTGCGCGGCGAGCGCTCCGGCGGCCGCGCGGACGAGCTGCTGGAGCGGGTGGGGCTGGGCGGGCGCGGGCACCACTTCCCGGCGCAGCTCTCCGGCGGCGAGCAGCAGCGCGTGGCCATCGCGCGCGCGTTCGTGCACGCGCCGCGGATCCTGTTCGCCGACGAGCCCACCGGGAACCTCGACGCGGCCACGGGGCAGCGGGTGATCGACCTGCTGATGGAGCTGAACCGCGAGCTGGGGACCACGCTCGTCCTCGTGACCCACGACCTGGACCTGGCCGCAAGGGCGCGGCGGGTGATCCGGCTTTCGGACGGGCGCGTGGTGTCGGACGAGCGGAGCGGCTCGTGA
- a CDS encoding ABC transporter permease: protein MSVFRPIAALAWRESRFARRRLLLFLSAISLGVAALVATQSFAANLSQGVRDQSRALLGADLAISSNRTLGRRTEMAIDSLRRSGAVVSRQTSFASMALLERTGGTRLSQVRAVEPGYPFYGQIETAPAGRWAALQGGRNALVDPALLTALDARLGDSISLGDARFRVIGTLEKVPGQVGVGSLFAPPVYVPASTVAEMNLLRFGARVDYDVFVRTPPRLAARWTEAHRAVLRGERANVRTAEQQQRQLDRALGRLGDFLGLVGTFALLLGGIGVASAMGAYMAQKRETVAALRCLGATAPQVISIYLLQAGAMGLAGAALGAAMGVAVQWVLPRLLADLLPVQVGTTVDLPSVGMGIGVGIWIAVAFALLPLLATRRISPLEAIRRRVEPAGRVRDAWTAGAALLLAASVAALVMMQAGGWRTGLGFVAGIGVTLLGLWLAAWGVTRLVRAAPGAGLPYAARQGLANLHRPGNQTRVVVLALGFGVFLLATLYLTQGNLLRPLRLNAAETRANLLLFDVQDEQQAGVAAQLRAEHTGVVQRAAIVPMRIYSINGKTTAQLVGIGPARGGGDEDGPPERGRSEQRRGGPEPWAVRREYRSTWRDTLNASEELLEGRFWRPGQGGAARGKMAEVSLDKAIVEDLGVKLGDQITWDVQGVRIPTRVTSIRDVDWQRLEPNFFAVFPGEVLRDAPHTWVMLARAPDAPARARVQRDVVAKFPNVAILDLTQVQAALDEVLGRVAAVIRFLAAFSVATGFIVLLGAVLTSRLQRIRESVLLRTLGATRRQIGAILLTEYLSLGLLASIAGIGLATAAGWALAKWLFEVDFSIPLPPLLWLALGVTALAGAVGWWASREVFRHTPLEALRDE from the coding sequence GTGAGCGTCTTCCGCCCGATCGCGGCGCTGGCGTGGCGCGAAAGCCGGTTCGCGCGCCGGCGGCTTCTGCTCTTCCTCTCCGCCATCTCCCTCGGTGTCGCGGCGCTGGTGGCCACGCAGAGCTTCGCGGCCAACCTGTCGCAGGGGGTCCGCGACCAGTCGCGCGCGCTGCTGGGGGCGGATCTGGCCATCTCCAGCAACCGCACGCTGGGGCGGAGGACGGAGATGGCGATCGACTCGCTGCGCCGCTCCGGCGCGGTGGTGTCGCGGCAGACGTCGTTCGCGTCGATGGCGCTTCTGGAGCGCACCGGGGGAACCCGCCTCTCGCAGGTGCGCGCGGTGGAGCCCGGATATCCTTTCTACGGACAGATCGAGACGGCGCCGGCGGGACGATGGGCCGCGCTGCAGGGCGGCCGCAACGCACTGGTGGATCCCGCGCTGCTGACGGCGCTGGACGCGCGGCTGGGCGACTCCATCTCGCTGGGCGACGCGCGCTTCCGGGTGATCGGGACGCTGGAGAAGGTTCCCGGGCAGGTGGGCGTCGGCTCGCTCTTCGCCCCGCCGGTCTACGTTCCCGCCTCCACCGTGGCGGAGATGAACCTGCTGCGCTTCGGCGCGCGGGTGGACTACGACGTGTTCGTGCGCACCCCGCCGCGCCTGGCCGCGCGGTGGACCGAGGCGCACCGCGCGGTGCTGCGCGGCGAGCGGGCGAACGTGCGCACGGCCGAGCAGCAGCAGCGGCAGCTGGACCGCGCGCTGGGCCGGCTGGGCGACTTCCTCGGTCTCGTGGGCACCTTCGCGCTCCTGCTGGGCGGCATCGGCGTGGCCAGCGCGATGGGCGCGTACATGGCGCAGAAGCGGGAAACCGTGGCCGCGCTGCGCTGCCTGGGGGCGACCGCGCCGCAGGTCATCTCCATCTACCTGCTGCAGGCCGGGGCGATGGGGCTGGCGGGCGCGGCGCTCGGCGCGGCGATGGGCGTGGCCGTGCAGTGGGTGCTCCCGCGTCTCTTGGCCGACCTCCTTCCGGTGCAGGTGGGGACCACCGTCGATCTCCCGTCGGTGGGGATGGGGATCGGGGTGGGGATCTGGATCGCGGTGGCGTTCGCGCTGCTGCCGCTGCTGGCCACGCGCCGCATCTCGCCGCTCGAGGCCATCCGCCGCCGCGTGGAGCCGGCCGGGCGCGTGCGCGACGCGTGGACTGCCGGCGCCGCGCTCCTGCTGGCGGCGAGCGTGGCCGCGCTGGTGATGATGCAGGCCGGTGGATGGCGCACCGGTCTGGGCTTCGTGGCGGGGATCGGCGTCACCCTGCTCGGCCTCTGGCTGGCCGCGTGGGGGGTGACGCGTCTGGTCCGCGCCGCGCCGGGAGCGGGGCTGCCGTACGCCGCGCGGCAGGGGCTGGCGAACCTCCACCGCCCGGGGAACCAGACGCGCGTCGTCGTCCTCGCGCTGGGTTTCGGCGTCTTCCTGCTGGCCACGCTGTACCTGACGCAGGGAAACCTGCTGCGCCCGCTGCGCCTGAACGCCGCCGAGACGCGGGCCAATCTCCTCCTCTTCGACGTGCAGGACGAGCAGCAGGCCGGCGTGGCCGCGCAGCTCCGCGCCGAGCACACCGGCGTGGTGCAGCGCGCGGCCATCGTCCCCATGCGCATCTACTCGATCAACGGAAAGACGACGGCGCAGCTGGTCGGCATCGGCCCCGCGCGCGGCGGCGGCGACGAGGACGGGCCGCCGGAGCGCGGCCGGAGCGAGCAACGCCGCGGCGGGCCGGAGCCGTGGGCGGTGCGCCGCGAGTACCGCTCCACCTGGCGCGACACGCTGAACGCGTCGGAAGAGCTGCTGGAGGGGCGGTTCTGGCGCCCGGGGCAGGGCGGCGCGGCGCGCGGGAAGATGGCGGAGGTGTCGCTGGACAAGGCCATCGTCGAGGACCTGGGGGTGAAGCTGGGCGACCAGATCACCTGGGACGTGCAGGGCGTGCGGATCCCGACGCGGGTGACGTCGATCCGCGACGTGGACTGGCAGCGGCTGGAGCCCAACTTCTTCGCCGTCTTCCCCGGCGAGGTGCTGCGCGATGCGCCGCACACCTGGGTGATGCTGGCCCGCGCCCCCGACGCGCCGGCCCGCGCCCGCGTGCAGCGCGACGTGGTCGCGAAGTTTCCCAACGTCGCCATCCTGGACCTGACGCAGGTGCAGGCCGCGCTGGACGAGGTGCTGGGCCGCGTCGCCGCCGTCATCCGCTTCCTCGCGGCGTTCAGCGTGGCGACGGGGTTCATCGTCCTCCTCGGCGCGGTGCTCACCAGCCGCCTGCAGCGCATCCGCGAGAGCGTGCTGCTGCGCACGCTGGGCGCCACGCGCCGGCAGATCGGCGCCATCCTCCTCACCGAGTACCTGTCGCTCGGCCTGCTGGCGAGCATCGCCGGGATCGGGCTGGCCACGGCGGCGGGGTGGGCGCTGGCGAAGTGGCTGTTCGAGGTCGACTTCTCCATCCCCCTTCCGCCGCTCCTCTGGCTCGCGCTCGGCGTTACCGCGCTCGCCGGCGCGGTGGGATGGTGGGCCAGCCGCGAGGTCTTCCGCCACACGCCGCTGGAGGCGCTGCGGGACGAGTGA
- a CDS encoding GAF domain-containing sensor histidine kinase — protein sequence MDLRDATIRIYESSDPGDALHALGRSLADCFGVRRAVWLNADARPAAAWPQDAHLSPALAAFAAEAASPSVRPLASDFPANAAENAGDAGDAGADALALPLGENAGALVLVARSGAFAEMEKWEALGKAFALAAGRHRRARQVEEERDMLRQRAEESEALHVLGLAANRTLDPDEVLTLVARFTRTLLGAHYVTVNTLAEGRIRTVAAVGLRVDATADDPFAARVAAARKPLTLQADESGAVPEPYHAAEGMRVGLGVPLALFGETFGALVIGYRRPYDLAPRDTRLALTLAGHAAVAISNARLHGALAQRTRELERANEELRWTTEAKDRFFASMSHELRTPLNSILGYQSLLLEGVVGEMPAQVKSFLERAQKSTRNLLHLVNDVLDLSKLEAGKMELVIVPARVRSIVEEVLATIEPLAAARQIAVEVAPWPPLPPIETDADRVRQILINLLSNAVKFTDQGAVTITAAHGGDGVSGDGSLAGWVEVHVADTGPGIASENQERIFHEFEQIVGATSRGGTGLGLPISRKLARLLGGDLTVDSIPGHGSTFTLRLPLRPHEHH from the coding sequence ATGGACCTGCGCGACGCCACCATCCGCATCTACGAAAGCAGCGACCCCGGCGACGCCCTGCACGCGCTGGGCCGCTCGCTCGCGGATTGCTTCGGCGTACGGCGCGCGGTCTGGCTGAACGCCGACGCGCGCCCCGCCGCCGCCTGGCCGCAGGACGCGCATCTTTCCCCCGCGCTGGCCGCGTTCGCCGCCGAAGCCGCATCTCCCTCCGTCCGCCCGCTCGCTTCCGACTTTCCCGCCAACGCCGCCGAGAATGCCGGGGATGCCGGGGATGCCGGCGCCGACGCGCTCGCCCTGCCGCTCGGCGAGAACGCCGGCGCGCTGGTCCTCGTCGCCCGCTCGGGCGCGTTCGCGGAGATGGAGAAGTGGGAGGCGCTGGGGAAGGCGTTCGCGCTGGCCGCCGGCCGCCACCGCCGCGCCCGTCAGGTGGAGGAGGAGCGCGACATGCTCCGCCAGCGCGCCGAGGAGAGCGAGGCGCTCCACGTCCTGGGCTTGGCCGCCAACCGCACGCTGGACCCCGACGAGGTGCTGACGCTGGTGGCGCGCTTCACCCGCACGCTGCTGGGCGCGCACTACGTCACGGTGAACACGCTGGCCGAGGGGCGCATCCGCACCGTGGCCGCCGTCGGTCTGCGGGTGGACGCGACGGCGGACGACCCGTTCGCCGCCCGCGTGGCCGCCGCGCGCAAGCCGCTGACGCTGCAGGCGGACGAGAGTGGCGCCGTTCCCGAGCCCTACCACGCCGCCGAGGGGATGCGGGTGGGGCTGGGCGTTCCCCTGGCTCTCTTCGGCGAGACCTTCGGCGCGCTGGTGATCGGGTACCGCCGCCCGTACGACCTGGCCCCGCGCGACACCCGTCTCGCGCTTACGCTGGCCGGCCACGCGGCGGTGGCCATCAGCAACGCGCGGCTGCACGGCGCGCTGGCGCAGCGCACCCGCGAGCTGGAGCGCGCCAACGAGGAGCTGCGGTGGACCACCGAGGCCAAGGACCGCTTCTTCGCCTCGATGAGCCACGAGCTGCGCACCCCGCTGAACTCCATCCTGGGCTACCAGAGCCTGCTGCTGGAGGGCGTGGTGGGCGAGATGCCGGCGCAGGTGAAGTCGTTCCTGGAGCGCGCGCAGAAGTCCACCCGCAACCTGCTGCACCTGGTGAACGACGTCCTGGACCTGTCCAAGCTTGAGGCGGGGAAGATGGAGCTGGTGATCGTGCCCGCGCGGGTGCGCTCGATTGTGGAGGAGGTGCTGGCCACCATCGAGCCGCTGGCCGCCGCGCGCCAGATCGCGGTGGAGGTGGCGCCCTGGCCGCCGCTGCCGCCCATCGAGACCGACGCCGACCGGGTGCGGCAGATCCTGATCAACCTCCTTTCCAACGCCGTGAAGTTCACCGACCAGGGCGCGGTCACGATCACCGCCGCGCACGGCGGCGACGGCGTGAGCGGCGACGGATCGCTGGCGGGATGGGTGGAGGTGCACGTGGCCGACACGGGCCCGGGGATCGCGTCCGAGAACCAGGAGCGGATCTTCCACGAGTTCGAGCAGATCGTGGGCGCCACCTCGCGCGGCGGCACGGGGCTGGGGCTTCCCATCTCGCGCAAGCTGGCCCGCCTGCTGGGCGGCGACCTGACGGTGGACAGCATTCCCGGCCACGGCTCCACCTTCACCCTTCGCCTCCCGCTGCGCCCGCATGAGCACCACTGA
- a CDS encoding tetratricopeptide repeat protein: protein MSTTEARPAHAELAERAQEEEHLGRWEAAAAAYAHSFRAAILANDVESAADALRGQGRVLIQEERYDDAEELVELSREIAERAGVVQSAARALNVLGIIRFKQRRWEQARAYYDAALERAIDVGDDDLAGLALQNAGVIAYYLGDLREARALYLESIGSFVRSGNSGNALLTYNNLGLACVNLRDWLEADIYYSRGIEIAERHSKSPLLAKLYGNRAEALIHIGELDEATLSLRKAEIAADAVGDRDAMADVYRLRGMIARTGGDFDTAETAVLRALELATDPSMERAEAYREMAALRAAEGLTEDARSAFRAASEIYRNLGGDAYAATTEVELAALDRV from the coding sequence ATGAGCACCACTGAGGCACGGCCGGCTCACGCCGAGCTCGCGGAGCGGGCACAGGAGGAAGAGCACCTCGGCCGGTGGGAGGCGGCCGCGGCGGCATACGCACACTCATTTCGTGCCGCGATTCTCGCGAACGACGTGGAGTCCGCCGCCGACGCGCTGCGGGGCCAGGGACGGGTGCTGATCCAGGAGGAACGGTACGACGACGCGGAGGAGCTGGTGGAGCTCAGTCGCGAGATCGCCGAGCGGGCGGGCGTTGTCCAGTCGGCGGCGCGCGCGCTGAACGTGCTGGGGATCATCCGCTTCAAGCAGCGCCGCTGGGAGCAGGCGCGGGCCTACTACGATGCCGCGCTGGAGCGGGCGATCGACGTCGGCGACGACGATCTGGCCGGTTTGGCGCTCCAGAACGCCGGAGTGATCGCCTACTACCTGGGCGACCTCCGCGAGGCGCGCGCACTGTACCTGGAGAGCATCGGCTCGTTCGTCCGCTCCGGAAACAGCGGCAACGCGCTTCTGACCTACAACAATCTCGGCCTCGCCTGCGTAAACCTGCGCGACTGGCTGGAGGCGGACATCTACTATTCGCGCGGGATAGAGATCGCCGAGCGGCACTCCAAATCTCCGCTCCTGGCAAAGCTTTACGGAAACAGGGCAGAGGCCCTGATCCACATCGGCGAGCTCGACGAGGCCACCCTGTCCCTGCGGAAGGCGGAGATCGCCGCCGACGCGGTGGGTGACCGGGACGCGATGGCGGACGTCTATCGGCTGCGGGGGATGATCGCGCGGACCGGGGGCGATTTCGACACTGCCGAAACGGCGGTGCTCCGCGCGCTGGAGCTGGCAACCGACCCGTCGATGGAGCGCGCCGAGGCATACCGGGAGATGGCGGCGCTCCGGGCGGCGGAGGGGCTCACGGAAGACGCCCGGAGCGCATTCCGCGCCGCGAGCGAGATCTACCGCAATCTGGGAGGTGATGCGTACGCGGCGACCACGGAAGTGGAGCTTGCGGCACTGGACCGGGTATGA
- a CDS encoding eCIS core domain-containing protein has protein sequence MMKTPLQKKAVAPAPPIPSPLVSPRRSLAAEAPGGTASAAPAAGGHDFAAVPVHPPSGHAVRETAQAGLRGTGAPLPHGEAIQRAFGRHDLSSVRAHVGGEAAAAAGSIGARAYASGGRVAFRESPTLRTAAHEAAHVVQQRGEIGFADGIGRAGDRHERHADAVAERVEQGRSAEPLLDAYAPRAAAAASSPSPGAVQMQDEPTLTPYKKKGVIDQYAFTEKKGQKPTWIEAYKIGFLGDAGWDAFLWAKGKGYSTFAGVFIMAQGSLESDFAKGNGGEVYHNMFSLMGGPKGNIGTAHGNLQKFPSWAEGLEAYTKTLGANFSGMVAAGTGLYLQDSFTPDDVNKAFHQYNYYAPPVYLGDKTTDYGRDIFRRIGFIAGPLLAVVKQKISALGDEWNMAYQQSSSPDEADAEYWQGQTSILREEFKALNNYYTEIETARTTAATKLTEHEALKAAGKIKPKP, from the coding sequence ATGATGAAGACGCCGCTGCAGAAGAAGGCCGTCGCGCCCGCCCCGCCGATCCCGTCGCCGCTCGTTTCCCCGCGCCGTTCGCTGGCGGCGGAGGCGCCCGGCGGCACGGCCTCCGCCGCGCCGGCGGCCGGGGGACACGACTTCGCCGCCGTCCCGGTCCACCCGCCCTCGGGGCACGCGGTGCGGGAGACGGCGCAAGCGGGCCTCCGCGGCACGGGGGCGCCGCTCCCGCACGGCGAGGCGATCCAGCGCGCGTTCGGGCGCCACGACCTCTCGTCCGTGCGCGCGCACGTCGGCGGAGAGGCGGCGGCCGCGGCCGGAAGCATCGGCGCCAGGGCGTACGCATCCGGCGGCCGGGTCGCGTTCCGGGAGTCGCCCACGCTGCGGACCGCGGCGCACGAGGCGGCGCACGTCGTCCAGCAGCGCGGGGAGATCGGTTTCGCGGACGGCATCGGCCGCGCGGGCGACCGCCACGAGCGCCACGCCGACGCCGTCGCCGAGCGCGTGGAGCAGGGCCGCTCCGCCGAGCCGCTGCTGGACGCCTACGCGCCCCGTGCCGCCGCCGCGGCATCGTCCCCATCTCCCGGCGCGGTGCAGATGCAGGACGAGCCCACGCTCACGCCCTACAAGAAGAAAGGCGTGATCGACCAGTACGCCTTCACCGAGAAGAAGGGGCAGAAGCCCACCTGGATCGAGGCGTACAAGATCGGCTTCCTGGGCGACGCCGGGTGGGACGCGTTCCTGTGGGCCAAGGGCAAGGGATACTCGACCTTCGCCGGGGTGTTCATCATGGCCCAGGGGTCGCTCGAGTCGGATTTCGCGAAGGGGAACGGGGGCGAGGTGTACCACAACATGTTCTCGCTGATGGGCGGTCCCAAGGGCAACATCGGGACGGCGCACGGCAACCTGCAGAAGTTCCCCAGCTGGGCGGAGGGGCTGGAGGCGTACACGAAGACGCTGGGCGCGAACTTCTCGGGGATGGTGGCGGCGGGAACCGGGCTGTACCTCCAGGACAGCTTCACGCCTGACGACGTCAACAAGGCGTTCCACCAGTACAACTACTACGCCCCGCCCGTCTACCTGGGCGACAAGACCACCGACTACGGGCGCGACATCTTCCGGCGGATCGGCTTCATCGCCGGTCCGCTCCTGGCCGTGGTGAAGCAGAAGATCTCCGCGCTGGGAGACGAGTGGAACATGGCCTACCAGCAGTCCAGCTCGCCCGACGAAGCGGACGCGGAATACTGGCAGGGCCAGACCTCCATCCTCCGCGAGGAGTTCAAGGCCCTGAACAACTACTACACGGAGATCGAGACCGCGCGCACCACCGCGGCCACGAAGCTCACCGAGCACGAGGCGCTGAAGGCCGCCGGCAAGATCAAGCCGAAACCGTGA